AGCGCTGCGCCAGGCTGGCGAACCCCAGCGTCACCGCGCCGCCCTTCAGGCCGTGCGCGAGGTGGAACAGGCTCTCCCGATCCGGCTGCTGCTGATTGAGCTGCAGTTGCCGGATGGATTCCTGGTGGCTGGAGAAGTATTGCTCCACCAATTGCCGGTATTGCTCCTCAGACAGCAGTTCGATGAAGTCCGCGATGGTGCGGGCATCCAGGGCCGGCTCCTCCCTTGTCTGGGGCGCGGCGCCGGGTTCGGGGGGGAATAGCTTCTGGAGCACCGCCAGCAACTGGTCGCGTCCCAGCGGTTTCGTCAGGAAGTCGTCCAGGCCCTGCGCCAGCATCTGCTGGCGCGTCTCCGGGAACGCGTCCGCCGTCAGCGCGACGATGGGCATTCCTGGCGTTTGCGCCTCTTTCCGAAGCCTGCGCGCGGTCTCCGCGCCGTCCATTCCCGGCATGTGCAGGTCCATCAAGGTCAGGTCGAAGGGCTGGCTGGCGGCCAGGCGCAAGGCTTCCGGACCATCCGAGGCCAGCGTAGGCTGCTGGTTCAGCCTTTCCAGCAGCGCTTGCAGATACTTGCGGTTCACCGCGTTGTCGTCCACTACCAGGATGCGCAGCGGCCTGCCCAGCACATCGTGGCTGAAGGACGCCTCCGCGGTTTCGGGAGGCAGGTCGGGCGCGGCGATCACCCGGAGCGGCAGCGTCAGCTGGAAGCAACTGCCCTGGCCCGGAACGCTGCTCACCGATATGCCGCCCCCCATCAGCTGGGCCAGGCTTTGGGAGATTTCCAGACCGAGTCCGCTGCCGCCGAACTGGCGGGCGGTGGAGCCGTCGCCTTGGGAAAAACGCTTGAACAGCTTGGAGAGGGTAGCCTGGTCCATGCCTATGCCGGTATCGGTGACCACCAGCAGCAGCTGAGCCGTGCCGGGCTGCTCTCCCGCCGTCGCCGACGCGTGCACGGTGACGCCGCCCCGCTCGGTGAACTTGATGGCGTTGCTCAGCAGGTTGAGCACTATCTGGCGCAAACGGGTGGGGTCCAGCTCCACCCATTGCGGTATTTCCGAAGCCATTTCCAGGTTCAGCATCAGTCCCTTGGCTTGAGCCTGGGCGTTCATCAAATTGGTCACCTGGCGCAGCAAATAGGCCAGATTGCAGGTGACCGGTGCCAGTTCAAGCTTGCCGGACTCCAGCTTGCTGGCGTCCAGCACGTCGTTGAGCAGCAAGAGCAGATGGCGAGCCGACTCTTCCGCGGTACGGATGTAGTTGGCCTGGCTGGCGCTGGGATGGCTGTCGGCCAGCAGCGCCAGCATGCCGAGGACGCCGTTGAGCGGCGTGCGGATTTCGTGGCTCATGTTGGCGAGGAAGGCGCTCTTGGCCAGGCTGCCCGCCTCGGCCTGGCTGCGGGCTTCTTCCAGATTGTCGGTCAGCGTTTCCAGGGTCTGCCGGCGTTTTTCCAGCTGGCGCAGCTGGCGAATCACGGTGAAGCCGAAGCCGAAGATCAGCAGCCATTCGAATGTCATCAGCCAGTTGCTGACCGCGATGTACTGCTGCATGGTGCGGTTGCGGTTGTCCACTTGCAGGGCCGCGGCCTGGTTGGCCTGCAGCGACAGATCGTGCAGCCCGTCCGACAGCGAGGCGGACAGCCTTTCCAGCCTGGCCTGGCGCGCGTGGTCGTTCGCCGCGTTGGCGGCGCTGAAATAGGCGTCTCCCTGCCGGATGAAGGCGTCGAGCCGGGCTTGCATCAGCAGGAACTGGGGCTGGTCTTGCAGCAGCCTGCGATATTGGCCGCCGCGGATGATGCCGACGCGGCTGACGAAGATGTCGTAGCGCTGCTGCAGGTCCTCGGGCGACATCTGATCGTGCTGCGCGGCGTGGAGCGCGGTTTGCAGGTGCAGGTTTTCCGCTTCCAGCTGGAAATAGGCCCAAATGATGTTGTCGTCCTGATACAGCACCGCGTTGGTCAGAATCTGGGACTGGCGATGCTGGATGTAGGCGACGCCGGCGAACACGCAGGATAGCGCGATGCCTATGGCCAGCAACAGGCGCCAGGAAGTGGATTGCCATTTGCCCTGAGTCATGGCGTTACTCGACCTGCAGCGACTTCAATTGCCAGGCGGAACGGTTGTAATAGACCTCCGAACGCAGCACGGCCTGGCTGTCGTAGGGGTAGACGATGAACAGCGGCCCTTTGTCGCGCACCGGCATCGGCTTGCCGTTGAGCAGGCGGGCCAGCACCACCTGGTAGCGGGAGGCGTCGTCGAGCGGGATGTCGGTCTTGTAATCGTTCAGCGCGACGGCCCGCAGCATGTGCCCCTTCGCGCCCACCAGGTTGAGCACGTCCTGCAGGTAGGGGCCGGTGAAGCGGCTGACGCCGGGCAGCCAGGGGGTGCGCGTGGCGATCGTGTGCTGCGGCAGCTTGGCGAGCATGTCCATGTCGAACACCGCGTCGTTGTCGCGGTTCTTGTTGCTGATCTGGCCGCTGACGGTCAGGACGACCTTGCCGGCGGGCCTGGGCAGCTGGGGGCTTTCGGCGTGGCACAGGGAGACGGCCAGGAACAGCAAGATCGCAATGGCGCGGCTGAGGGCGGGCATGGCTAGGCTCCTTTGCATTCGGGCTTTCAACCGGTATCTGAAAGATCGGGCGCGGCGCGCAGGAATACGCCGCGGTGTTTCAGCAGCCAACGGCGGAAGCTTTCCGCATCCACCGGCGGCGAAATGAACGACCCCTGGACGATTTCCACGTCCAGTTGCTGGCATAGCCGCCATTCCGACTCCGTCGCCACGCCTTCCGCCACCACGACCAGCCCCAGTTGCCGGCCGAGCTCGGCGCTGGCGCGCACGATGGATAGATTGGTGGGGTTGCGGGCGGCGTCGATGACGAAGCTCTTGTCTATCTTCAACTCGGTAAAGGGAATGCGCGACAGCCTATCCATGCTGGCGAAGCCCGTCCCGAAGTCGTCTATCGCCAGCCGCGCGCCTTTCAGCCGCAAGCGGGTCAGCAGCTCCAGCGCGCGGGTCGGGTTGGCCATCAGGCCGGTTTCGGTCACTTCGACGGTCAGGCGGCTGAAGGGAAAGCCGCAGTCGTTGAGTATCCGTTCGAACTGGGAGACCAGGGCGATCTCGTTCAGCGACGCCACCGACAGATTGAGCGACATCTCCATCGGCGTCTCGCTGGGCAGCCTGTCCATCGAGGCGGCCGCCTGCTTCAGCAATTGCAGGGTCAGCTCGGTGATCAGGCTGGAGTGTTCCGCCAGCTGGATGAATTGCTGGGGGCCGATCAGCCCGAGGCGGGGATGCTGCCAGCGCGCAAGCACTTCCGCCGACCGGATTCGTCCGTCGGCCAGCAAGACCTGGGGTTGAAGAAAAGGACGGATCTCGCCCTTGCCGATGGCGGCGCGCAATTCGTCCTCGGTGGGCGGCGCCACGGCGTGGGTCGGATGGCGAGAGGCGGGCGGAGCCTGGTTGATCAGGCGTTGCAGCGCCTGGTGGTTGATGGGCTTGGGCAGCACGCCGGCCAGCCACAGATCGTACATGCGGGCGAGTTCCGCCACCGATTCCAGCACGCGCTCGTCGAATCCGCTGGAAATCAGCAGCTTGCCCTGAAAAGCGCGCTCGCCGAGGTGGCGGACGAATTCGATGCCGTCCATGCGCGGCATGTCCAGGTCGCAGAAGATCACGTCGAAACGGCGGTCGCCGGCATCGAGCTGGATCAACGCATCGAGGCCGTCGCTGGCGACGACCACGTTTGCGTAGCCGAGGCGTTGCAACACCATCACGAGGAATTGCTGCGATACGGCATCGTCGTCTACGACCAGTATCTGGTGCATCGCCTCTCCCATGACGCCAGCTGGTCATATGGTGTGGATGCTGCAATTATAGTGTCGGACTTCCGGGTGGAAACGGGGCCGCCCGGGCAGGTGCTCAGCTGTCCTGGCCGATGTCCAACTGGCGGATCTTGCCGTTGACATCGAGCTGGAATTTGAAATAAGTGTTGAAATCGCCCCAGCGGTCGCTGTGGAAGCCGCCATATACGTCCAGGCCGTGGTTTTCCACTCTGTCGATGCTGGTGAAGCGCTCATGTCCCATCGCGTGCTCGCTGAACTTGTGGAAATTGGCAGGCAGCCCATCGTCGGTCAGCGTGGCGTCGGCGCTGAACTGCGCCATCCATCCGGCATGGTCGCCGTGCTGCAATGCCTCTATCGCCAGCCGGACGGCCGGTTGGGTGAGAATGTCCAGATCCATTAGGATTCTCCTTGATGCAAAACTTTCCCGCTCGGCTCGATTTTCCCGGCAAATGCCGCGCGCGTGGCGATATGGCCTTGTTGTCGTCGCGGCGGAAGCATCGAGTCAGGAGCAGTCCCGATAACCTGCAGCTTGAATGCTTTGCCGCGCTATCTGGAATGTCGCGGCAGCTAAGGTTCCGTCAGTCTGGTGGTGGACGGCAGGCGTGGCAGGCAAAGCCATGCCGGTGGCCATGGCCACAGTACGCTATAGCCAAATAGCCAGGGGATTTCAATCGCAGGCTTGACCCTGGTCGTGCCGGCAGCCCGGTTTGCCGCTACAATGGCGCCTCGTTGAATAGACACCAACCTGTTACTGGATTTTTTATGTTGCGTATTTCCGAACTGAAACTGCCGCTGGACCATACGCAGGAGGAATTGGCCGACGCCGTCGCCGGTTTCCTGAAGGCGCCGGCGGACGAAGTTCGCGGTTTCACCGTGTTCAAGCGCAGCTACGACGCGCGCAAAGGCGTGATGAGCCTGGTCTACATCATCGATGTCGACGTAGCCAATGAAG
This genomic window from Chromobacterium violaceum ATCC 12472 contains:
- a CDS encoding EAL domain-containing response regulator, translating into MHQILVVDDDAVSQQFLVMVLQRLGYANVVVASDGLDALIQLDAGDRRFDVIFCDLDMPRMDGIEFVRHLGERAFQGKLLISSGFDERVLESVAELARMYDLWLAGVLPKPINHQALQRLINQAPPASRHPTHAVAPPTEDELRAAIGKGEIRPFLQPQVLLADGRIRSAEVLARWQHPRLGLIGPQQFIQLAEHSSLITELTLQLLKQAAASMDRLPSETPMEMSLNLSVASLNEIALVSQFERILNDCGFPFSRLTVEVTETGLMANPTRALELLTRLRLKGARLAIDDFGTGFASMDRLSRIPFTELKIDKSFVIDAARNPTNLSIVRASAELGRQLGLVVVAEGVATESEWRLCQQLDVEIVQGSFISPPVDAESFRRWLLKHRGVFLRAAPDLSDTG
- a CDS encoding molybdopterin-dependent oxidoreductase; translated protein: MPALSRAIAILLFLAVSLCHAESPQLPRPAGKVVLTVSGQISNKNRDNDAVFDMDMLAKLPQHTIATRTPWLPGVSRFTGPYLQDVLNLVGAKGHMLRAVALNDYKTDIPLDDASRYQVVLARLLNGKPMPVRDKGPLFIVYPYDSQAVLRSEVYYNRSAWQLKSLQVE
- a CDS encoding ATP-binding protein; the protein is MTQGKWQSTSWRLLLAIGIALSCVFAGVAYIQHRQSQILTNAVLYQDDNIIWAYFQLEAENLHLQTALHAAQHDQMSPEDLQQRYDIFVSRVGIIRGGQYRRLLQDQPQFLLMQARLDAFIRQGDAYFSAANAANDHARQARLERLSASLSDGLHDLSLQANQAAALQVDNRNRTMQQYIAVSNWLMTFEWLLIFGFGFTVIRQLRQLEKRRQTLETLTDNLEEARSQAEAGSLAKSAFLANMSHEIRTPLNGVLGMLALLADSHPSASQANYIRTAEESARHLLLLLNDVLDASKLESGKLELAPVTCNLAYLLRQVTNLMNAQAQAKGLMLNLEMASEIPQWVELDPTRLRQIVLNLLSNAIKFTERGGVTVHASATAGEQPGTAQLLLVVTDTGIGMDQATLSKLFKRFSQGDGSTARQFGGSGLGLEISQSLAQLMGGGISVSSVPGQGSCFQLTLPLRVIAAPDLPPETAEASFSHDVLGRPLRILVVDDNAVNRKYLQALLERLNQQPTLASDGPEALRLAASQPFDLTLMDLHMPGMDGAETARRLRKEAQTPGMPIVALTADAFPETRQQMLAQGLDDFLTKPLGRDQLLAVLQKLFPPEPGAAPQTREEPALDARTIADFIELLSEEQYRQLVEQYFSSHQESIRQLQLNQQQPDRESLFHLAHGLKGGAVTLGFASLAQRCLELEQQSVQSNCTPAPQIALVIAQFQATRQACIAQGYLHCQVG